A portion of the Celeribacter baekdonensis genome contains these proteins:
- a CDS encoding calcium-binding protein gives MLWALALLGLLPAAFAVSDMAMASDDADSPDDSIDDPTDDPTDPSTETGDLVDPFEDVDASEGVDASSVDPITDDPGEDYTVSLGSGETQFVNFTSGEDQVTLDLSDGGTGEFVIEPMLDDNGAEIGTSLSYMEGEDETTLSFLGLNELPVGDISVLITDPDTLETHLFSLSELGDFGAIDPNDPDTPDVAGPSGSADDDVLTANDPDVPDVAGPVGTADDDVLSPNADDTPIGGAPTGSLTGETVEYTLGDDGETFILADDAMQGGTDATLALDDNDMPTIDTDGTLNIVTGGAGDDTIAAGDDAAIIDGGAGNDTIYGGDGTAILSGGAGDDTIYAGNDTGSAYVLSGDDGADHLYGGDGDDTILMDANDVAAGGAGADSFWLYYDANADVGHAEITDFDQGEDMLRVTLNPDDTYSGTLDVEVGQTEDGLSSQVIVNGDVVAVLYGAPNVTAGDVVVELSPSALS, from the coding sequence ATGCTTTGGGCATTGGCGTTGTTAGGGCTGCTTCCTGCGGCATTTGCGGTCAGCGATATGGCCATGGCGTCTGATGATGCTGATTCCCCAGATGACTCCATTGACGATCCCACGGATGACCCCACAGATCCGTCAACCGAGACGGGTGATCTCGTCGATCCATTTGAGGATGTCGATGCATCAGAAGGTGTCGACGCCTCCTCCGTTGATCCGATTACTGATGACCCCGGTGAGGATTACACCGTGTCTCTCGGCTCCGGCGAAACACAATTTGTAAATTTCACAAGTGGCGAAGACCAAGTGACCCTTGACCTCAGCGATGGCGGAACAGGCGAATTTGTCATTGAGCCAATGCTTGATGACAACGGTGCCGAAATTGGCACAAGCCTGTCCTATATGGAGGGCGAAGACGAAACCACACTGTCCTTCCTTGGTCTGAATGAACTGCCGGTTGGTGATATTTCTGTGCTGATTACCGATCCGGACACATTGGAAACACATCTCTTTTCTCTTAGCGAGCTTGGTGATTTCGGCGCCATTGATCCAAACGATCCCGATACGCCAGATGTGGCTGGACCGTCGGGGAGCGCTGATGACGACGTGCTCACGGCCAATGATCCCGATGTGCCCGATGTTGCAGGGCCTGTGGGAACTGCCGATGATGACGTGCTCAGCCCAAATGCGGATGACACCCCTATCGGTGGTGCGCCAACGGGGTCACTGACTGGCGAGACGGTCGAGTATACCTTGGGCGATGATGGCGAAACTTTCATTCTGGCTGATGATGCGATGCAAGGCGGCACAGATGCCACCCTTGCTCTGGATGACAATGACATGCCGACCATCGACACCGACGGGACGCTCAACATCGTCACGGGCGGGGCGGGGGATGACACGATCGCTGCGGGCGATGATGCGGCCATCATTGATGGCGGCGCGGGCAATGATACGATCTACGGCGGGGATGGCACGGCCATCCTGTCGGGGGGCGCGGGCGATGATACCATCTATGCCGGCAATGACACCGGGTCCGCATATGTGCTGTCCGGGGATGACGGGGCTGACCATCTCTATGGCGGCGATGGTGATGATACGATCCTGATGGATGCAAATGACGTGGCTGCGGGCGGTGCGGGAGCCGATAGTTTCTGGCTCTATTACGATGCCAATGCGGATGTCGGCCATGCCGAAATCACCGATTTTGATCAGGGTGAGGACATGCTGCGTGTGACGCTGAACCCCGATGACACCTATTCTGGCACGCTTGATGTCGAAGTTGGTCAGACCGAAGATGGTCTGTCGAGCCAGGTGATTGTGAATGGGGATGTGGTCGCGGTACTGTATGGGGCGCCCAATGTTACGGCGGGTGATGTCGTGGTCGAACTCAGCCCTTCGGCCCTGTCTTAA
- a CDS encoding DUF1643 domain-containing protein produces MITRTHIKGDAPSTAVYSDCERYRYSLVRTWEPEGRKALFVMLNPSTATEVQNDPTVERCERRARTLGFGSFCVTNIFAWRDTDPKKMRQAADPVGPENDGTIAEFALWADQILCAWGTHGAHLNRGADMERLLRNTGRDLFHLGLSKAGHPKHPLYIAYTQQPELWPEP; encoded by the coding sequence ATGATCACCCGTACCCATATCAAAGGCGATGCGCCCTCGACCGCCGTCTATTCCGATTGCGAACGCTATCGTTACTCGCTTGTCCGCACATGGGAACCGGAGGGGCGCAAGGCGCTTTTCGTCATGCTCAACCCATCGACGGCCACAGAAGTTCAAAACGATCCGACTGTGGAACGCTGTGAACGGCGGGCGCGGACTTTGGGGTTTGGGTCGTTTTGCGTCACCAATATTTTCGCGTGGCGCGACACAGATCCGAAAAAGATGCGTCAAGCAGCCGACCCGGTTGGCCCGGAAAATGACGGAACGATTGCGGAATTTGCGCTTTGGGCCGATCAGATTCTCTGTGCCTGGGGCACCCATGGTGCGCATTTAAATCGCGGCGCCGATATGGAGCGGCTTTTGCGCAATACGGGGCGGGATTTGTTTCACCTTGGCCTGTCCAAGGCCGGGCATCCCAAACACCCGCTCTATATTGCCTACACTCAGCAGCCGGAGCTTTGGCCGGAGCCATAG
- the rbfA gene encoding 30S ribosome-binding factor RbfA, producing MAKRSHSGGPSGSHRTLRIGEAIRRRLSEMLARGEIHDPDLTMMSITVGEVRVGSDLRVATAYILPLGGKDADAALEALRRNKGEIRHQVGKALGIKHTPEMRFALDDTFDRMDETRRIFSDERVQRDIQKQDTPNDTPDGDEEE from the coding sequence ATGGCAAAACGTTCTCATTCCGGCGGACCCAGCGGTTCGCATCGTACCCTGCGCATCGGCGAGGCCATTCGGCGTCGTCTCTCTGAAATGCTTGCGCGCGGTGAAATTCACGATCCCGATCTCACCATGATGTCGATCACGGTGGGCGAGGTGCGTGTGGGCTCGGACCTTCGGGTCGCAACCGCCTATATCTTGCCGCTGGGCGGCAAAGATGCAGACGCAGCCCTTGAGGCCCTGCGCCGCAACAAGGGCGAAATTCGCCATCAGGTTGGCAAAGCTTTGGGCATCAAACACACGCCCGAAATGCGCTTTGCCCTGGATGATACGTTTGACCGGATGGACGAGACCCGCCGGATTTTTTCCGACGAACGGGTTCAGCGCGACATTCAAAAACAAGATACACCAAATGACACCCCCGACGGGGATGAAGAAGAGTAA
- a CDS encoding dihydrodipicolinate reductase, with the protein MFRMALLVLAVPIAAQAEDLSRVETQSDFIATVEGRALTRLGITLEVRTDGRITGRAFGKDVSGDWTWRDGYFCRTLFHGADDLGPNCQVVAASADKIRFTADQGAGPSAGFSLR; encoded by the coding sequence ATGTTTCGTATGGCCTTATTGGTTTTGGCTGTCCCAATCGCCGCGCAGGCCGAAGACCTGTCGCGGGTTGAGACTCAGTCCGATTTCATTGCAACCGTTGAGGGACGCGCGCTGACGCGGCTCGGCATAACGCTTGAGGTGCGCACGGACGGCCGCATCACAGGTCGTGCTTTTGGTAAGGATGTGAGTGGCGACTGGACGTGGCGGGACGGATATTTTTGCCGCACATTGTTTCATGGCGCGGATGATTTAGGCCCGAATTGCCAAGTGGTCGCGGCCAGTGCGGATAAAATTCGCTTTACGGCCGATCAGGGGGCCGGGCCGTCAGCGGGCTTTTCGCTAAGATAG
- a CDS encoding DUF1674 domain-containing protein: MSDDTQKPALDSKTDLPAAAQRALAEAEERRKAREAALADMPIELGGREGPEPVRYGDWEKKGLAIDF, translated from the coding sequence ATGAGCGACGACACACAAAAGCCCGCCTTAGATTCAAAGACCGATTTGCCCGCCGCCGCACAACGTGCTTTGGCCGAGGCCGAAGAGCGCCGCAAAGCCCGTGAAGCGGCGTTGGCGGACATGCCGATTGAATTGGGTGGCCGTGAAGGTCCCGAACCCGTGCGCTACGGCGATTGGGAGAAAAAGGGTCTCGCGATTGATTTTTAA
- a CDS encoding RsmB/NOP family class I SAM-dependent RNA methyltransferase, producing MKTRSTNTPSSVAGLEARRAALALLDAILVEKRLLSEVLLLRTKDLTPEDRARAQRLVSECLRVMDRCDRMLGPHLTKRPAPHVMNALRLGVYEICAVGEAAHGVVNAYVALMQERAKASHFKGLVNAVLRKIDASKDKWDALPAPMMPKWLRKPLIADFGKEAVALMEAAHAQGAPLDLSIKGDMTGWAETLGGTVLPTGSLRLDPSVQVTKLEGFSEGAWWVQDAAAALPARILAPRSGERVLDMCAAPGGKTMQLSAAGAVVTALDISESRMKRVQENLTRCGLSAEIVIGDALEYEDGPFDAILLDAPCTATGTIRRHPDLPQVKDGSDFPGLFELQEHLIDRALGLLKPGGRLIYCTCSLLIDEGEEQVRDAKLRHPDLVVDLDALHIEGVDPNWIGAEGLRTRPDYWADFGGLDGFFITVLRRG from the coding sequence ATGAAAACAAGATCAACCAACACCCCATCTTCCGTTGCCGGGCTTGAAGCCCGGCGTGCCGCTTTGGCTTTGCTTGACGCCATTTTGGTGGAAAAGCGGCTTTTGTCCGAAGTGCTGTTGCTGCGCACCAAAGATTTGACGCCCGAAGATCGCGCCCGCGCGCAGCGATTGGTGAGCGAATGTTTGCGGGTGATGGACCGTTGTGACCGGATGCTTGGCCCGCATTTGACCAAACGCCCTGCGCCGCATGTAATGAATGCGCTGCGCCTTGGTGTCTATGAAATCTGCGCCGTGGGTGAGGCCGCACATGGGGTGGTGAATGCCTATGTCGCTTTGATGCAAGAACGCGCCAAGGCAAGCCATTTCAAAGGCTTGGTCAACGCGGTTCTGCGCAAAATCGACGCGAGTAAAGACAAATGGGACGCGCTGCCCGCGCCGATGATGCCAAAATGGCTGCGCAAACCGTTGATCGCGGATTTTGGCAAAGAGGCCGTGGCCTTGATGGAAGCGGCCCACGCGCAGGGAGCGCCACTGGACTTGAGCATTAAGGGGGACATGACCGGATGGGCCGAAACGCTGGGCGGTACAGTCTTGCCAACAGGCTCTCTGCGGCTTGATCCGTCGGTTCAGGTCACCAAACTTGAGGGATTCTCCGAAGGCGCATGGTGGGTGCAAGATGCCGCTGCCGCTTTGCCTGCGCGCATCCTCGCGCCGCGCTCAGGCGAACGTGTGTTGGATATGTGTGCCGCACCGGGTGGCAAAACCATGCAGCTTTCTGCGGCTGGGGCCGTTGTGACGGCGCTCGATATTTCCGAATCCCGGATGAAACGGGTGCAAGAAAACCTGACGCGATGTGGCTTGAGCGCTGAAATCGTCATCGGTGATGCGCTGGAATACGAAGATGGTCCGTTTGATGCGATTCTACTGGATGCGCCCTGTACGGCAACGGGCACGATCCGGCGTCACCCGGATCTGCCGCAGGTCAAAGACGGCTCCGATTTTCCCGGTCTGTTTGAGTTGCAAGAGCATCTGATTGACCGAGCTTTGGGCCTACTTAAACCCGGTGGACGGCTGATTTATTGCACCTGTAGCCTGCTCATTGATGAGGGCGAAGAACAGGTGCGCGATGCGAAATTGCGCCACCCTGATTTGGTTGTTGATCTTGATGCGCTGCACATTGAGGGCGTTGATCCCAACTGGATCGGCGCAGAAGGGCTGCGCACGCGGCCTGACTATTGGGCGGATTTTGGCGGATTGGACGGATTCTTTATCACGGTTCTGCGCCGGGGCTAA
- the purH gene encoding bifunctional phosphoribosylaminoimidazolecarboxamide formyltransferase/IMP cyclohydrolase, whose amino-acid sequence MTDLYPVRRALLSVSDKTGLIELGRALAGKGVELLSTGGSAKTLRDAGLDVKDVSEVTGFPEMMDGRVKTLHPKVHGGLLALRDNAEHVKAMDEHGIGGIDLLVVNLYPFEAALARGADYDEMIENIDIGGPAMIRASAKNHGFVATVVDVEDYDALIAELETNDGQTTYAFRQKLAQIAYARTGAYDAAVSNWMADAIGETAPRRRVVAGQIKQTLRYGENPHQSAAFYTDGSDRPGVATFTQHQGKELSYNNINDTDAAFELVAEFDPAESPAVAVIKHANPCGVAKGATLLEAYQNAFDCDRTSAFGGIVALNQALDAETAKAITEIFTEVVIAPGASDEAKAIFAAKKNLRLLTTEGLPHVLAKLNTIRQVAGGYLFQDKDAGFVGMDDLKVVTEKAPTPEQMKDLLFAWKVAKHVKSNAIVYVKNQATVGVGAGQMSRLDSALIAAKKAERMAEAMGLPQPLTIGSAVASDAFFPFPDGLLEAAAAGATCVIQPGGSMRDNDVIDAANEAGLAMVFTGMRHFRH is encoded by the coding sequence ATGACCGACCTTTACCCTGTGCGTCGCGCACTTCTTTCCGTTTCTGACAAAACTGGCCTTATCGAGTTGGGCCGCGCCTTGGCCGGAAAGGGTGTTGAGCTTTTGTCCACGGGCGGCTCCGCCAAAACGCTGCGCGATGCGGGTTTGGACGTAAAAGACGTCTCTGAGGTCACGGGGTTCCCGGAGATGATGGACGGCCGGGTCAAAACGCTGCACCCGAAAGTGCACGGTGGTCTTTTGGCGCTGCGCGACAATGCCGAGCATGTCAAAGCGATGGACGAGCACGGGATTGGTGGCATCGACCTTTTGGTGGTGAACCTCTACCCGTTTGAGGCCGCTTTGGCGCGCGGCGCGGACTATGACGAAATGATCGAGAACATCGACATTGGCGGGCCTGCAATGATCCGCGCCTCGGCCAAGAACCACGGGTTTGTCGCCACTGTGGTGGATGTCGAAGATTACGATGCGTTGATCGCCGAACTTGAGACCAATGATGGTCAGACCACCTATGCGTTCCGTCAAAAGCTGGCGCAAATCGCCTATGCCCGCACCGGCGCCTATGACGCCGCCGTGTCCAATTGGATGGCCGATGCGATTGGCGAGACCGCGCCGCGCCGCCGAGTGGTGGCCGGTCAGATCAAACAGACCCTGCGCTATGGCGAAAACCCGCACCAATCTGCGGCGTTTTACACCGATGGTTCGGACCGTCCCGGTGTGGCGACCTTCACCCAGCATCAGGGCAAAGAACTGTCCTACAACAACATCAACGACACCGATGCGGCGTTTGAATTGGTGGCCGAATTTGACCCGGCGGAAAGCCCCGCTGTGGCGGTGATCAAACACGCCAACCCGTGTGGTGTGGCCAAAGGTGCGACGCTTTTGGAAGCCTATCAAAACGCGTTCGATTGTGACCGCACTTCGGCGTTCGGTGGCATTGTCGCGCTGAACCAAGCGCTTGACGCAGAAACCGCCAAAGCCATCACCGAGATTTTCACCGAAGTGGTGATTGCCCCCGGCGCGTCCGATGAGGCGAAAGCGATTTTCGCCGCGAAAAAGAACCTGCGCCTGTTGACCACCGAAGGCCTGCCGCACGTGTTGGCCAAGCTCAACACCATCCGTCAGGTTGCGGGTGGTTACCTGTTCCAAGACAAGGATGCGGGTTTTGTCGGCATGGATGATTTGAAAGTCGTCACCGAGAAAGCGCCGACACCCGAGCAGATGAAAGATCTGTTGTTCGCGTGGAAAGTGGCGAAACACGTCAAATCCAATGCCATCGTTTACGTCAAGAACCAAGCCACCGTGGGCGTGGGTGCGGGGCAAATGTCGCGTCTCGACTCGGCCTTGATCGCGGCGAAAAAGGCTGAGCGTATGGCCGAAGCTATGGGGCTGCCACAGCCGCTGACCATTGGTTCCGCTGTGGCATCTGATGCGTTCTTCCCCTTCCCTGACGGGTTGTTGGAAGCGGCGGCCGCAGGTGCGACCTGCGTCATTCAGCCGGGTGGCTCGATGCGCGACAACGACGTGATTGATGCCGCAAACGAGGCCGGGCTCGCCATGGTCTTTACTGGCATGCGTCACTTCCGTCACTGA
- the lspA gene encoding signal peptidase II, producing the protein MRITAYAALITFVIDQLSKWVVVHALNLRSVGEIEVVPPYLVFRMAWNRGANFGLFAEHGALLRWGWVILAVVISAWVLSWVKRENFSRLGQISAGLLIGGALGNALDRILYGAVADFLNTSCCGFKNPYAFNVADIAIFAGAFGLILFTGERKNRA; encoded by the coding sequence ATGCGGATCACGGCTTATGCAGCGCTGATCACTTTTGTGATCGACCAGCTCAGCAAATGGGTCGTGGTCCATGCGCTCAATCTGAGATCGGTGGGGGAGATCGAGGTCGTCCCCCCCTATCTGGTGTTTCGGATGGCATGGAACCGCGGGGCGAATTTCGGGCTTTTCGCGGAACATGGCGCGCTTTTGCGCTGGGGGTGGGTGATTTTGGCGGTGGTGATTTCGGCTTGGGTCCTGAGCTGGGTCAAACGCGAAAACTTCTCCCGGCTTGGTCAAATCAGTGCCGGTCTTTTGATTGGTGGCGCGTTGGGCAATGCCTTGGACCGCATCCTTTATGGCGCTGTGGCGGATTTTCTGAACACCTCCTGCTGCGGCTTTAAAAATCCCTATGCGTTCAATGTCGCCGATATTGCCATTTTTGCTGGGGCCTTTGGTCTTATCCTTTTCACGGGCGAGCGCAAAAACCGCGCGTGA
- a CDS encoding DUF3035 domain-containing protein has product MVSKSVRTGMCLLALTALVACGQSRELTPNAVKIGPDEFGLVPNKPLQQPASFSSLPVPTPGGTNLTDATPKADAILALGGRVPPATGIDGGIVSYASRYGVDPLIRADLAKSDARRSKARSGLLGLGGKSYERAYRGLALDAVAEWERLRALGIVVPSAPQD; this is encoded by the coding sequence ATGGTTTCAAAATCGGTTCGCACGGGCATGTGCCTCTTGGCTTTGACGGCGCTCGTGGCTTGTGGCCAGAGCCGCGAATTGACGCCGAATGCGGTCAAAATCGGACCGGATGAGTTTGGCCTCGTGCCCAACAAGCCACTTCAGCAGCCCGCAAGTTTTTCCTCTCTGCCGGTGCCAACGCCTGGAGGGACCAATCTGACGGATGCAACGCCGAAAGCCGATGCGATTTTGGCGCTTGGAGGGCGTGTGCCGCCCGCAACCGGGATTGATGGCGGCATCGTTAGCTATGCCTCGCGCTATGGGGTGGACCCTTTGATTCGCGCTGATTTGGCGAAATCGGACGCCCGCCGCAGCAAAGCCCGCTCTGGCTTGCTTGGCCTTGGTGGAAAATCCTACGAACGGGCCTATCGCGGTCTTGCTCTGGATGCTGTCGCGGAATGGGAACGCTTGCGCGCCTTGGGCATTGTGGTGCCCTCTGCGCCTCAGGACTAA
- a CDS encoding M16 family metallopeptidase, whose amino-acid sequence MKRFAVALMALVWFAFPVQAAVEIQDITTPGGIKAWLVEEHSIPFTALEISFRGGTVLDRPGKRGEVNLMMATLEEGAGDMDAQGFAKARDALAASFDFGAYKDSVTISARFLTENRDEAMQLLRQALMEPRFDQDAVDRVRGQVMSILRNAETDPGDIASKAFNTMAFGDHPYGSDDNGTFDSVAGLTRDDMFAAKSRVMTRDRIYVGAVGDISAQELSTLLDDLLGDLPATGPEVPNRVDPALAGGVTVVPFETPQSVVIFGQKGIRRDDPDFIPAYIANEILGGGADSRLMREVREKRGLTYGIGAYLVAFDHSELIMGQFSSGNGSVSEAVDVVKQEWAKIAADGITEEELDMAKTYLTGAYALRFDGNGPIARILVGMQMDGLSTDYIATRNDLVTAVTLEDINRVIKRIYDPQTLTFVVVGQPDGLQTN is encoded by the coding sequence ATGAAACGTTTCGCAGTCGCGCTGATGGCGCTGGTTTGGTTCGCATTCCCCGTGCAAGCCGCCGTTGAGATCCAAGACATCACTACGCCGGGCGGGATCAAAGCATGGTTGGTCGAGGAACATTCGATCCCCTTCACCGCCCTTGAAATCAGCTTTCGCGGCGGCACAGTGTTGGATCGTCCCGGCAAGCGCGGTGAGGTCAATTTGATGATGGCGACCTTGGAAGAGGGCGCAGGCGATATGGACGCGCAGGGCTTTGCCAAAGCCCGCGATGCCTTGGCCGCAAGTTTTGATTTCGGTGCCTATAAGGATTCGGTCACCATTTCCGCCCGGTTCTTGACGGAGAACCGGGATGAAGCGATGCAGCTTTTGCGTCAGGCCCTGATGGAGCCACGCTTTGACCAAGATGCGGTGGATCGGGTGCGCGGGCAGGTGATGTCGATCTTGCGCAATGCTGAAACCGATCCCGGCGACATTGCCTCTAAGGCGTTCAATACGATGGCCTTTGGCGATCATCCTTACGGCAGCGACGATAATGGCACATTTGATAGCGTCGCTGGCCTGACCCGAGATGATATGTTTGCCGCCAAGTCCCGTGTGATGACCCGCGATCGGATTTATGTTGGCGCGGTGGGGGATATTTCGGCTCAGGAGCTGTCCACACTTTTGGATGATCTGCTTGGCGATCTTCCCGCAACTGGGCCAGAGGTGCCGAACCGTGTCGATCCTGCTCTGGCCGGTGGTGTCACGGTTGTGCCGTTTGAAACACCGCAATCCGTTGTGATCTTTGGCCAAAAGGGCATTCGGCGCGATGATCCCGATTTCATCCCGGCCTATATCGCCAATGAAATCCTGGGCGGTGGCGCTGATTCTCGCTTGATGCGTGAGGTGCGTGAAAAGCGCGGGCTGACATACGGAATCGGGGCTTATCTTGTCGCTTTTGACCATTCAGAGCTGATCATGGGACAGTTTTCATCCGGCAATGGCTCGGTGTCCGAGGCTGTGGATGTGGTCAAACAGGAATGGGCCAAAATCGCCGCTGATGGCATCACCGAGGAAGAGCTTGATATGGCTAAAACCTATCTGACCGGCGCCTATGCGTTGCGGTTTGATGGCAACGGGCCGATCGCGCGCATTCTTGTGGGTATGCAAATGGATGGGCTCTCTACGGATTATATCGCCACGCGCAATGACTTGGTGACTGCTGTCACTTTGGAGGACATAAACCGGGTGATCAAACGGATTTATGATCCTCAGACGCTGACATTTGTCGTCGTCGGTCAGCCTGATGGACTTCAAACCAACTGA
- a CDS encoding DNA recombination protein RmuC encodes MGNITETGVALDQMLILMFGGIAALVLIMVILLFVSVRRSGAAMRMSGPMMQQMGRLGQTVQHLSDGQHQLAGGLQHVSEAQAAAQSHMIQMMEKRLSDVSLAMSENLQGSARRTAHSLGELQQRLETIDKAQANIEKLSGNVLSLQDILSNKQTRGAFGEIQLNDIVSKALPKDSYTLQATLSNGRRADCLIHLPNPPGPIVVDSKFPLEAYEALRRADTQWELNEAAKMMRTSVKKHISDISEKYILEGETADGALMFLPSEAVYAELHANFPELVREGFDKKVWIVSPTTCMATLHTMRAILKDARMREQAGAIRKELSLLSGDVERLGQRVGNLDRHFGQASKDLEEIKISAEKAGKRANRLDNFDFEELAPDADVVSVSNVGAIAPKL; translated from the coding sequence ATGGGCAACATAACGGAGACGGGAGTGGCGCTGGATCAGATGCTGATCTTGATGTTTGGCGGCATCGCGGCGCTGGTTTTGATCATGGTGATTTTGCTGTTTGTGTCGGTGCGCCGCTCTGGTGCTGCGATGCGGATGAGCGGACCGATGATGCAGCAAATGGGGCGCTTGGGTCAGACGGTTCAACATCTCTCAGATGGGCAACATCAACTCGCGGGCGGGCTTCAACACGTCTCCGAGGCCCAGGCCGCCGCACAAAGCCACATGATCCAGATGATGGAGAAACGGCTGTCCGATGTGTCTTTGGCGATGTCCGAGAACCTTCAGGGGTCGGCGCGGCGCACGGCGCACTCATTAGGCGAGCTTCAGCAACGGCTGGAGACGATTGATAAGGCGCAGGCGAATATCGAAAAGCTGTCGGGCAATGTGTTGTCGCTGCAAGACATCTTGTCGAACAAGCAAACCCGTGGTGCCTTTGGCGAAATTCAGCTCAATGACATCGTCAGCAAGGCGTTGCCGAAAGACAGCTATACGTTGCAGGCGACGCTCTCAAACGGACGGCGCGCCGATTGTTTGATCCACCTGCCAAACCCGCCGGGACCGATTGTGGTCGATAGCAAATTCCCACTTGAGGCTTATGAGGCGTTGCGGCGTGCGGACACGCAATGGGAGCTGAACGAGGCCGCGAAAATGATGCGGACTTCGGTGAAAAAGCATATCTCTGACATTTCCGAAAAATACATCCTTGAGGGCGAAACCGCCGATGGCGCGTTGATGTTTTTGCCCTCAGAGGCGGTCTATGCCGAGCTTCATGCCAATTTCCCGGAGCTGGTGCGCGAGGGGTTTGATAAAAAGGTCTGGATCGTGTCGCCCACCACCTGCATGGCGACGTTGCACACGATGCGGGCGATTCTCAAAGACGCCCGGATGCGCGAACAGGCGGGGGCCATTCGCAAGGAATTGTCGCTTTTGTCCGGGGATGTGGAACGGTTGGGGCAGCGCGTCGGCAATTTGGACCGGCATTTTGGCCAAGCCTCGAAAGACCTCGAAGAGATCAAAATCTCGGCGGAAAAGGCCGGGAAACGGGCCAATCGGCTTGATAATTTCGACTTTGAAGAGCTCGCGCCCGATGCCGACGTCGTGAGCGTTTCAAACGTCGGAGCGATTGCGCCAAAGCTCTGA
- a CDS encoding DUF3775 domain-containing protein — MDISPNKVAFVIVRARELGAKVGRWDTPSDEADADTILESRSSDGTERELASFIRGLNDDEKAALVAIMWVGRETFDEYDEAFETAKTEASAPTERYLLGIPLLSDYLESGLETLGVDTSELEDEIYRKV; from the coding sequence ATGGATATCAGCCCAAACAAAGTTGCCTTTGTGATTGTCCGCGCCCGCGAGCTTGGCGCGAAGGTGGGGCGTTGGGATACGCCATCTGATGAGGCCGATGCGGATACGATTCTTGAATCCCGGTCCTCTGACGGCACCGAACGAGAATTGGCCAGCTTTATCCGTGGCCTCAATGATGACGAAAAAGCCGCATTGGTGGCGATCATGTGGGTCGGACGCGAGACCTTTGATGAGTATGACGAGGCGTTTGAAACCGCCAAGACGGAGGCCTCAGCCCCGACGGAACGCTACCTTTTGGGCATTCCGCTTTTGTCGGATTACCTTGAAAGCGGGCTTGAAACGTTGGGTGTGGACACATCTGAACTTGAGGATGAGATTTACCGCAAAGTTTAA
- the ykgO gene encoding type B 50S ribosomal protein L36, which yields MKVRNSLRSLKNRHRDCRVVRRKGRVYVINKTQRRFKARQG from the coding sequence ATGAAAGTTCGTAACTCGCTCCGCTCGCTGAAAAACCGGCACCGCGACTGCCGCGTCGTGCGCCGTAAAGGCCGCGTGTACGTGATCAACAAGACGCAGCGCCGTTTCAAAGCCCGTCAGGGCTGA